In one Pseudomonas sp. Bout1 genomic region, the following are encoded:
- the ycaC gene encoding isochorismate family cysteine hydrolase YcaC gives MTYKRLNKDDAVVLLVDHQTGLISLVQDFSPNEFKNNVLALADLAKFFKLPTILTTSFESGPNGPMVPELKELFPDAPYIPRPGQINAWDNEDFVKAVKATGRKQLIIAGVVTDVCVTFPTLSALAEGFEVFVVTDASGTFNETVQQAAWARMTAAGAQLVNWFSVACELQVDWRNDMEGLANLLSPRIPNYRNLMNSYSALAAK, from the coding sequence ATGACTTACAAACGCCTGAACAAAGATGACGCCGTGGTACTGCTGGTGGATCACCAGACCGGCCTGATCTCGCTGGTGCAGGATTTCTCGCCCAACGAGTTCAAGAATAACGTGCTGGCCCTGGCGGACCTGGCCAAGTTCTTCAAACTGCCGACCATCCTCACCACCAGCTTCGAAAGCGGCCCCAACGGCCCGATGGTGCCAGAGCTCAAGGAACTGTTCCCGGACGCGCCATACATCCCGCGCCCTGGCCAGATCAATGCCTGGGACAACGAAGATTTCGTCAAGGCGGTGAAAGCCACCGGGCGCAAGCAACTGATCATCGCCGGTGTGGTGACTGACGTGTGCGTGACCTTCCCGACGCTGTCGGCCCTGGCCGAAGGCTTTGAAGTGTTTGTGGTCACCGATGCTTCTGGCACCTTCAACGAAACCGTGCAACAGGCGGCGTGGGCGCGCATGACCGCTGCCGGTGCACAGTTGGTGAACTGGTTCTCGGTGGCCTGCGAGCTGCAGGTGGACTGGCGCAATGACATGGAAGGCCTGGCCAACCTGTTGTCGCCGCGAATTCCCAACTACCGCAACCTGATGAACAGCTACTCGGCGCTGGCGGCCAAGTAA
- a CDS encoding amidohydrolase: MNADLILFNGQFHTVDRENPRATAVAIREGRFVAVGTDGEAMALRGSGTEVIDLKGRTVIPGLNDSHLHLIRGGLNYNLELRWEGVPSLADALRMLKDQADRTPTPQWVRVVGGWNEFQFAEKRMPTLDELNQAAPDTPVFVLHLYDRALLNRAALRVAGYTKDTPNPPGGEIVRDHNGNPTGMLVAKPNAMILYATLAKGPKLPLEYQVNSTRQFMRELNRLGLTSAIDAGGGFQNYPDDYAVIEQLAKDEQLTVRIAYNLFTQKPKEELSDFKHWTSSVTLHQGDDYLRHNGAGEMLVFSAADFEDFLEPRPDLPLTMEQELEPVVRHLVEQRWPFRLHATYNESISRMLDVFEKVNRDIPFNGLPWFFDHAETITPQNIERVRALGGGIAIQDRMAFQGEYFVERYGAKAAEATPPIKRMLAEGVPVGAGTDATRVSSYNPWTSLYWMVSGRTVGGLELHAEGLPRLTALELFTHGSAWFSSEQGKKGQIKVGQLADVAALSADFFSVDEEAIKWIESVLTVVGGKVVYGAGDFEDLAPPSVPVLPDWSPVAKVPGHWRPTSPLQAQVHQCSGPCGVHSHSHERARLSNVPVSDFQGFWGAFGCSCFAF; this comes from the coding sequence ATGAACGCCGACCTGATTCTGTTCAATGGCCAGTTCCACACCGTGGACCGTGAAAACCCCCGCGCCACCGCAGTCGCGATTCGCGAGGGACGCTTTGTCGCGGTGGGCACCGACGGCGAAGCCATGGCCCTGCGCGGCAGTGGTACCGAGGTCATCGACCTCAAGGGCCGCACCGTCATCCCAGGCCTTAACGACTCGCACCTGCACCTGATCCGTGGCGGGCTGAACTACAACCTCGAACTGCGCTGGGAAGGCGTGCCGTCCCTGGCCGATGCCCTGCGCATGCTCAAGGACCAGGCCGACCGCACGCCCACGCCGCAGTGGGTGAGGGTGGTGGGCGGCTGGAACGAATTCCAGTTCGCCGAAAAACGCATGCCCACCCTCGACGAACTCAACCAGGCTGCGCCCGACACCCCGGTGTTCGTGCTGCACCTGTACGACCGCGCCTTGCTCAACCGCGCCGCCCTGCGCGTGGCCGGCTACACCAAAGACACACCCAACCCGCCCGGCGGCGAGATCGTGCGCGACCACAACGGCAACCCCACCGGCATGCTGGTGGCCAAGCCCAATGCGATGATTCTCTACGCGACCCTGGCCAAGGGCCCGAAACTGCCGCTGGAATACCAGGTCAATTCCACCCGCCAGTTCATGCGTGAACTCAACCGCCTGGGCCTCACCAGCGCGATCGACGCCGGCGGCGGTTTCCAGAACTACCCCGATGATTATGCGGTGATTGAGCAGTTGGCCAAGGATGAGCAACTGACCGTACGCATCGCCTACAACCTGTTCACCCAGAAGCCCAAGGAAGAACTCAGCGACTTCAAGCACTGGACCTCCAGCGTGACCCTGCACCAGGGCGACGACTACCTGCGCCACAACGGCGCCGGCGAAATGCTGGTGTTTTCGGCAGCCGACTTCGAAGACTTCCTCGAACCGCGCCCCGACCTGCCCCTGACCATGGAGCAGGAACTGGAGCCGGTGGTGCGCCACCTGGTGGAACAGCGCTGGCCATTCCGCCTGCACGCCACCTACAACGAATCGATCTCGCGGATGCTCGACGTGTTCGAAAAGGTCAACCGCGACATCCCGTTCAACGGCCTGCCGTGGTTTTTCGACCACGCCGAAACCATCACGCCGCAGAACATCGAGCGGGTGAGGGCGTTGGGTGGCGGCATTGCGATCCAGGACCGCATGGCGTTCCAGGGTGAGTACTTTGTGGAGCGCTACGGCGCCAAGGCGGCCGAGGCCACGCCGCCGATCAAGCGCATGCTCGCCGAAGGCGTGCCGGTGGGCGCCGGCACCGATGCCACGCGGGTGTCGAGTTATAACCCCTGGACGTCGCTGTACTGGATGGTCAGCGGCCGCACCGTGGGCGGGCTGGAGTTGCACGCCGAAGGTTTGCCCCGGCTGACGGCCCTGGAACTCTTCACCCATGGCAGCGCCTGGTTCTCCTCCGAGCAGGGCAAGAAAGGCCAGATCAAGGTCGGCCAACTGGCGGACGTGGCGGCGTTGTCGGCGGACTTCTTCAGCGTCGACGAAGAAGCCATCAAGTGGATCGAATCAGTACTGACCGTAGTCGGCGGCAAGGTGGTGTACGGCGCCGGCGACTTTGAAGACCTCGCGCCACCCAGTGTGCCGGTGCTGCCGGACTGGTCGCCGGTGGCCAAGGTGCCGGGCCACTGGCGCCCGACTTCGCCGCTGCAGGCCCAGGTGCACCAGTGCAGCGGCCCATGTGGCGTGCACTCCCATAGCCATGAACGGGCGCGTCTCTCGAACGTGCCGGTCAGCGACTTCCAGGGGTTCTGGGGCGCGTTTGGCTGCTCGTGTTTTGCCTTCTGA
- a CDS encoding antibiotic biosynthesis monooxygenase produces MDSTAQGGPDEVVTLVVKHRIKPGLEADYEAWLRRIVRIAGERPGHLGVDVVRSKQGGLALFTCVLRYRSTDDLERWLDSSQRQELVNEVTPMLADGDQTEVGAVNEFWFSPLADAAAKPPRWKQAVVTLLVILPLTLLVPIIWGPVLRLHPFLSNYLVATFLVTLTIVLLVVYLLMPAATRLFAPWLEASVKETL; encoded by the coding sequence ATGGACTCAACAGCGCAGGGCGGGCCGGACGAGGTCGTGACCCTGGTGGTCAAGCACCGCATAAAACCCGGCCTTGAGGCCGACTACGAAGCCTGGCTGCGGCGCATCGTGCGCATTGCCGGCGAGCGCCCGGGCCACCTCGGCGTCGACGTGGTGCGCAGCAAGCAGGGCGGGCTGGCGCTGTTCACCTGCGTGCTGCGTTATCGCTCCACCGACGACCTGGAACGTTGGCTCGATTCGTCGCAGCGCCAGGAACTGGTCAATGAAGTGACGCCGATGTTGGCCGACGGCGACCAGACGGAAGTCGGCGCGGTAAACGAGTTCTGGTTCTCGCCCCTGGCCGATGCCGCCGCCAAGCCGCCCCGCTGGAAACAGGCGGTGGTCACGCTGCTGGTGATTTTGCCGCTGACCTTGCTGGTGCCGATCATCTGGGGCCCGGTATTGAGGCTGCATCCGTTTTTATCCAACTACCTGGTCGCGACCTTCCTGGTCACCCTGACCATCGTCCTGCTGGTGGTGTACCTGCTGATGCCGGCGGCCACCCGGCTGTTCGCTCCCTGGCTTGAAGCCTCTGTAAAGGAAACCCTATGA
- a CDS encoding AraC family transcriptional regulator — protein sequence MAQPAAATGTLCSEREQRVKQLILANLAESLEVTALARACELSRSHFSRAFKRTTGVSPQEWIRQQRIKQAKVLITGSALSLTQISQECGFCDQAHFCHLFSRSEGLNPMAWRKLQLRYRHHLRVAQLAIVNRKETVIPIPAS from the coding sequence ATGGCTCAACCAGCAGCTGCAACCGGGACGCTGTGTTCCGAACGGGAACAAAGGGTCAAGCAATTGATCCTCGCCAACCTTGCCGAAAGCCTGGAGGTGACGGCACTGGCTCGCGCCTGCGAACTGTCGCGCAGCCACTTTTCCCGGGCCTTCAAGCGCACCACGGGGGTGTCGCCGCAGGAATGGATTCGCCAGCAACGCATCAAGCAAGCCAAAGTGCTGATCACCGGCTCGGCCCTGAGCCTGACGCAAATCAGCCAGGAATGCGGGTTCTGCGACCAGGCGCACTTCTGCCACCTGTTCAGCCGCAGCGAAGGGCTCAACCCAATGGCCTGGCGCAAACTTCAGCTGCGCTACCGCCATCATCTGCGGGTGGCACAGCTGGCTATAGTCAACCGCAAAGAGACAGTCATTCCGATTCCAGCTTCTTAA
- a CDS encoding pirin family protein, with translation MLTLRKASERGAANHGWLKSFHTFSFANYWNPKEQGFSDLLVINDDRVAAGKGFGQHPHRDMEIFSYVLEGALEHKDTLGTGSVIRPGDVQLMSAGSGVAHSEFNHSHTQGVHFLQIWIVPDVAGAEPRYQQEHFTEAQKRGRLQLIISPEGTDGSLGVRQDARVYAGLFNGFETASLALAPERYAYIHVARGSVEVNGQRLHEGDGARVRDEREIYLSHGEDAEVLVFDLRPQELPEMP, from the coding sequence ATGCTGACCCTTCGCAAAGCCTCGGAACGCGGCGCCGCCAATCACGGTTGGTTGAAGTCGTTCCACACCTTCTCGTTCGCCAACTACTGGAACCCCAAGGAGCAGGGTTTTTCCGACCTGCTGGTGATCAACGATGATCGTGTTGCCGCCGGCAAGGGCTTCGGGCAACACCCGCACCGCGACATGGAGATTTTCTCCTATGTGCTCGAAGGCGCCCTGGAACACAAGGACACCCTGGGCACCGGCTCGGTAATCCGCCCCGGCGATGTGCAACTGATGAGCGCCGGCAGCGGCGTGGCCCACAGCGAGTTCAACCACAGCCACACCCAGGGCGTGCACTTCCTGCAAATCTGGATCGTGCCGGACGTGGCGGGCGCCGAACCGCGCTATCAGCAGGAGCATTTCACCGAAGCGCAAAAACGCGGCCGGTTGCAGTTGATCATCTCGCCGGAAGGCACCGATGGCTCCCTCGGCGTACGCCAGGATGCGCGGGTGTATGCCGGGCTGTTCAACGGTTTTGAAACTGCCAGCCTGGCCCTGGCCCCGGAGCGCTACGCCTACATCCATGTGGCGCGGGGCAGCGTTGAAGTCAACGGCCAACGCTTGCATGAAGGCGACGGTGCCCGCGTACGCGATGAGCGAGAGATTTACCTGAGCCATGGCGAGGATGCCGAGGTACTGGTGTTTGACCTGCGCCCTCAGGAACTGCCTGAAATGCCCTGA
- a CDS encoding quinone oxidoreductase — MKALTLETYGGPEVVQLRLDVPKPHVTAGHVLVKVACAGINFMDVHTRHGKYAKSVTYPVRLPCTLGMEGAGVVMEVGEGVNHLAPGDRVAWCIAWGAFAEYASVPAARVAHLPNAIGFDQAAAAMFQGCTAHYLIEDVARLQAGNSCLIHAASGSIGQLLVQMAHRLGATVFTTGSSAEKSAIALQRGADYAWQYVGFAERVLEATQGQGVDVVFDSVGKATLRESFRACRTRGLIVNYGNVSGSITDLDPMELGEAGSLFLTRPRLNDHMADGPTVQRRANAVFAAMLEGALTVEIEGHYTLEDVHEVHARIEARQQIGKAVVWLDSSLH; from the coding sequence ATGAAAGCCCTCACCCTTGAAACCTACGGCGGCCCGGAGGTCGTTCAACTGCGACTTGATGTGCCCAAACCCCACGTGACTGCCGGCCATGTACTGGTCAAGGTGGCCTGCGCCGGGATCAATTTCATGGATGTGCACACCCGCCACGGCAAATACGCGAAGTCTGTGACCTATCCGGTACGGCTGCCGTGCACCCTGGGCATGGAAGGCGCCGGTGTGGTGATGGAAGTGGGCGAGGGCGTGAACCATCTGGCGCCGGGTGATCGCGTGGCCTGGTGCATTGCCTGGGGTGCGTTCGCTGAATACGCCAGCGTACCCGCCGCGCGAGTCGCACACCTTCCCAACGCGATTGGCTTCGATCAGGCGGCAGCGGCGATGTTCCAGGGTTGCACGGCGCACTACCTGATCGAGGACGTGGCGCGGTTGCAGGCGGGCAATAGCTGCCTGATCCACGCCGCGTCCGGCAGCATCGGCCAGTTGCTGGTGCAGATGGCTCATCGACTCGGCGCCACGGTGTTTACCACCGGCAGCAGCGCCGAAAAATCTGCGATTGCCCTCCAGCGCGGCGCCGATTACGCATGGCAGTACGTCGGGTTTGCCGAGCGGGTATTGGAGGCAACCCAGGGGCAGGGCGTGGATGTGGTGTTCGATTCGGTGGGCAAGGCCACCTTGCGCGAGAGTTTCAGGGCGTGCCGCACGCGTGGGTTGATCGTCAATTACGGCAACGTTTCCGGTTCGATCACTGATCTGGATCCGATGGAGTTGGGGGAAGCCGGCTCCTTGTTCCTGACGCGCCCACGACTCAATGACCACATGGCCGACGGCCCGACCGTGCAGCGGCGTGCCAACGCGGTGTTCGCGGCCATGCTCGAAGGGGCACTAACAGTGGAGATCGAAGGGCACTACACCCTGGAGGACGTGCACGAGGTGCACGCGCGGATAGAGGCAAGGCAGCAGATTGGCAAAGCGGTGGTGTGGCTGGATAGTTCACTGCACTAA
- a CDS encoding LysR family transcriptional regulator yields the protein MFDWQDLYFFTVLARTQSLSAAARELQVEHATVGRRVDALEKALGVKLVDRLPRSRPLTEEGLALAKLAAGMGEMATEVMRLSRVASIEVAGTVRVSCPPSIAIHCIAPHVARFRTKYPKLNIVLMSSTTLAALDKGEADIALRTVRPDEEALVRRKVGAVRFGLYATPEFKRLPAEQWAFIAYDAARDHLPQQAWMHQVRGNRTIAFAASDLITQQMAARSQVGAVVLPTLVGDRDAALVRLPTTTEGPVRDIWLTVYPDMRRSPSVKVVMEFLVSCIESEPQLRR from the coding sequence ATGTTCGACTGGCAGGACCTGTATTTCTTCACCGTGTTGGCGCGCACCCAGTCGCTGTCGGCGGCCGCCCGCGAGCTGCAGGTGGAACACGCCACCGTCGGCCGGCGCGTCGATGCCCTGGAAAAAGCCCTCGGCGTCAAACTGGTAGACCGCCTGCCCCGCAGCCGCCCACTCACCGAGGAAGGCCTGGCTTTGGCGAAGTTGGCGGCCGGCATGGGCGAGATGGCCACCGAAGTGATGCGCCTGTCCCGCGTGGCCTCCATCGAAGTGGCCGGCACCGTGCGGGTCAGTTGCCCGCCGTCGATTGCCATCCACTGCATCGCCCCCCACGTCGCACGGTTCAGGACAAAGTATCCCAAACTGAATATCGTGTTGATGTCCTCGACAACGCTCGCCGCCCTCGACAAAGGCGAAGCCGACATTGCCCTGCGCACCGTGCGTCCCGATGAAGAAGCGCTGGTGCGCAGGAAGGTCGGCGCGGTGCGATTCGGGCTCTATGCCACCCCCGAGTTCAAACGGTTACCCGCCGAACAGTGGGCATTCATTGCCTATGACGCCGCCCGCGACCATCTGCCCCAACAGGCGTGGATGCATCAGGTGCGCGGCAACCGCACGATTGCCTTTGCCGCCAGCGACCTGATAACCCAGCAAATGGCCGCCCGGTCCCAGGTGGGTGCGGTGGTGTTGCCCACGCTGGTGGGTGATCGCGACGCGGCATTGGTGCGGCTGCCAACAACTACCGAAGGCCCGGTTCGCGATATCTGGCTGACGGTGTACCCGGACATGCGCCGCTCGCCATCGGTGAAGGTGGTGATGGAGTTTTTGGTGAGTTGCATTGAAAGCGAGCCGCAGTTGCGGCGCTGA
- a CDS encoding cupin domain-containing protein — translation MLTITPNGSQPSAKGPADYFTGTVRVDSPFKGTDAARVTGAFVTFEPGARTAWHTHPLGQTLIVTAGLGQVQEWGQPVRAIRPGDTVWIAPGVKHWHGATANTAMTHIAINEMLDGKVVDWMEQVSDEQYAAQ, via the coding sequence ATGCTGACCATCACGCCCAACGGTTCCCAGCCTTCGGCAAAAGGCCCGGCGGATTATTTCACCGGCACGGTCCGCGTCGATTCGCCCTTCAAGGGCACCGATGCCGCACGCGTCACCGGAGCCTTTGTCACCTTTGAGCCGGGTGCGCGTACCGCCTGGCATACCCATCCCCTGGGGCAGACGCTGATCGTGACCGCAGGCTTGGGCCAGGTTCAGGAATGGGGCCAGCCCGTGCGGGCGATCCGCCCGGGCGACACCGTGTGGATTGCGCCCGGGGTCAAGCATTGGCACGGGGCCACGGCAAACACCGCGATGACCCATATCGCGATAAACGAAATGCTCGATGGCAAGGTTGTGGACTGGATGGAGCAGGTCAGCGACGAGCAGTACGCGGCGCAGTAA
- a CDS encoding aldo/keto reductase, with product MLKRTLGNSPLEVSALGLGCMGMSFGYGPAGDKQQMIALLRNAVEQGVTFFDTAEVYGPFINEELLGEALSPLRKQVVIATKFGFALDPSGNGKWSGLNSRPEHIRQVAEASLKRLKTDVIDLFYQHRVDPNVPIEDVAGAVKDLIQEGKVKHFGLSEAGASTIRRAHAVQPVTALQSEYSLWWRKPEAEVLPLLEELGIGLVPYSPLGKGFLTGKFDSHSTFDSSDFRSSLPRFTPEALQANQALVALLRQVAQRKNATPSQIALAWLLAQKPWIVPIPGTTKTSRLTENLGAVEVQLSATELSELDVAAANIAVHGDRYPEALERMTGL from the coding sequence ATGCTTAAACGCACACTCGGTAACAGCCCACTTGAAGTCTCGGCCCTGGGACTCGGTTGCATGGGCATGAGCTTTGGCTACGGACCCGCAGGCGACAAACAACAGATGATTGCCTTGCTGCGCAACGCGGTTGAACAAGGCGTGACCTTCTTCGATACCGCCGAAGTCTATGGTCCGTTCATCAACGAAGAGTTGCTCGGTGAAGCGTTGTCGCCACTGCGTAAGCAGGTGGTGATCGCCACCAAGTTCGGCTTTGCCCTGGACCCGTCCGGCAACGGCAAATGGTCCGGCCTCAACAGCCGCCCGGAGCATATCCGCCAAGTGGCTGAAGCGTCGCTCAAGCGCCTGAAGACGGACGTCATCGACCTGTTTTATCAGCACCGGGTTGATCCGAACGTGCCGATCGAAGACGTGGCGGGTGCCGTGAAGGATTTGATTCAGGAGGGCAAGGTCAAGCATTTCGGGTTGTCTGAAGCGGGCGCCTCGACCATCCGCCGCGCCCATGCCGTTCAACCAGTGACCGCGTTGCAGAGCGAGTATTCGCTGTGGTGGCGCAAGCCGGAGGCCGAGGTGCTGCCACTGCTGGAGGAACTGGGCATTGGCCTGGTGCCTTACAGCCCACTGGGCAAAGGTTTCCTCACGGGCAAGTTCGACAGCCACAGCACCTTTGACAGCTCGGACTTTCGCAGCAGTTTGCCGCGGTTCACGCCCGAAGCCTTGCAGGCCAACCAGGCCCTGGTGGCGTTGCTGCGCCAGGTCGCCCAGCGAAAAAACGCCACGCCCTCGCAGATCGCACTGGCCTGGCTGCTGGCCCAGAAGCCATGGATTGTGCCGATTCCAGGCACCACCAAAACCTCGCGCCTGACGGAAAACCTGGGGGCCGTCGAGGTGCAGCTCAGTGCGACAGAACTCAGTGAACTGGACGTCGCCGCTGCGAACATCGCGGTGCACGGTGACCGTTATCCCGAAGCCCTGGAACGGATGACTGGCCTATGA
- a CDS encoding LysR family transcriptional regulator, whose translation MLRENANDLLAFLAVARERSFTKAAAKLGVTQSALSHTLRALEARLGLRLLTRTTRSVSPTEAGQHLIDTVGPHFDEIQVGLEGLSNLRDRPSGTIRINAMDHALEFILWPVLKPFLAKYPDIAVEVCCDYGFVDIAAQGFDAGVRLGEDVAQGMIATRISPDMRMLVVGSPAYFALRAIPHTPRDLTDHACNNLRLPTNGGLYVWEFKKGEESLNVRVSGQVTFNGVYPLLKAAVDGLGLSYVPADLVAPYLADGRLVQVLDDWCAPFAGFHLYYPSRRQASPAFALLVEALRYRG comes from the coding sequence ATGCTCAGGGAAAACGCCAACGACCTGCTCGCCTTTCTGGCGGTAGCCCGGGAGCGCAGCTTTACCAAGGCAGCGGCCAAACTGGGGGTTACCCAGTCGGCGTTGAGCCATACCCTCCGTGCCCTGGAAGCGCGCCTTGGGCTGCGTCTGCTGACCCGCACCACCCGCAGCGTATCGCCCACCGAAGCCGGGCAGCACTTGATCGATACGGTCGGTCCGCACTTCGATGAAATCCAGGTGGGCCTTGAAGGCCTGAGCAACTTGCGGGACAGGCCCTCCGGCACCATTCGCATCAACGCCATGGACCACGCACTGGAGTTCATCCTGTGGCCGGTGCTGAAACCATTCCTGGCGAAGTACCCGGATATCGCCGTGGAGGTGTGTTGCGACTACGGCTTTGTCGACATTGCTGCCCAAGGCTTCGATGCCGGCGTACGTCTTGGGGAAGACGTGGCCCAGGGCATGATTGCCACGCGTATCAGCCCTGATATGCGGATGTTGGTGGTGGGTTCACCGGCCTACTTTGCCCTGCGCGCGATACCGCACACGCCACGGGACTTGACCGATCACGCCTGCAACAACTTGCGCCTGCCCACCAATGGCGGCCTGTATGTGTGGGAGTTCAAGAAAGGCGAGGAAAGCCTGAATGTGCGAGTGTCTGGCCAGGTGACGTTCAATGGTGTGTACCCATTGCTCAAGGCGGCGGTTGACGGCCTCGGCTTGAGCTACGTGCCTGCCGACCTGGTGGCACCTTATCTGGCGGACGGGCGCCTGGTGCAGGTGCTGGATGACTGGTGCGCGCCGTTCGCCGGCTTCCATCTGTATTACCCCAGCCGTCGCCAGGCCTCGCCCGCGTTTGCGCTTTTGGTGGAAGCATTGCGTTATCGCGGTTGA